The DNA sequence TGTCCGCCTCCCGAATTCCTGTTCGGCTGCTGACCACATAGATGATAAGATGTGTCAAGAGCAGATAATCCTGGATCATGGCAATATGAAGCGGATTCGGAGAATCGCTTCCCTGACAGTCGGCAATTTCAATATTGCCGTCAACTCCTTCGGAATTGATCTCAAGCTGTATGTCTCTCAAATAGGCCGCCAGAGCAGCTTCACCCACAAAATCCCGGTGCTTTGCAAAGCGGCCACCGTTATATTGTCTTGTAACGTTATCCGAGGAAATGATTTCTTTGACGCTTTCGTATCCTTTTAGGTAGGATGACAGCAGTACACTGCTGGCGTTGCGGGCACCTTTGGTAATCAGTTGTTCCGAACTCAATGCCGAAAGCGCCTGTTGAAGATCCATCCGCTCTTTTTGGCGCCTGATGTCAAACCTGTCGTTTTCCCAATGCCGGTTCAATGCCGGCAGCAGGACCATAGCCTGCTGCATATCGGAGTTAACATCGTCCCAGGATTTGAAGAAAAGTTTTGCTTTAAGACTCTTTCCGCTGCGGACACGCGTAACAATCGATGTAACCACGCCCGCGCCACGTTTTAAATAGTCTCCCTTGAACAGGGCGTTGATAACGGTGCTCTTCCCGGATTTAATGGCACCGACAACGGCAATACGAATAATCTCTTCCGCTATCTGTTTGTTGATACCGATCGATGTCTTTTCCCAGTCATCAAAGGCGTGAGCCGTCATCCCCGGCATTGATTTCGCATTGGAAAAAAGCGCATAAACATCTTTATTGATTTCCAACAGATCTTCTTTGAGGGATGTATATGTTTCCATTTCAGTTGGTTATCTTTAAGTTGTCCGGTTTTATACTCTCAACGGTCTAAACGGATATTGGGGTTGAGTATTGGCGCTGTTTATTACAATGTATCAAATTAATTGTCAAAACGATTTCCTATCCGGACATAATATCTTGTAAAATCCATGGCTTTATGATAAAGGTGTGGGAAAAATCGATTATAGGATGGAAACCAATCTATAAAGGTCTATAAAGGGAAAAATGATTTATGTCTGAAAAACATCCTGAGTGCCCGCTGTACAATCCCTTAAACTGCAAGGAATATTACAATCCCAAACTTTGCGCTTTTGTAAGGAAGGACAAGGTCTGTTTGAAAAAAAAGAAACCAAAACCAAAGAAAAAGCCAAAGGAAGAGGCCCATTAGATAACGTTTCCCTGTTTAGCCCGGATCAGGCATGACCGGCTGTGTCCAGGAGCATCGCAGGATCTATCCCGATTTTTTTCAAGGCCCCCTCCCAGCGCGTCTCGATCGGTATTTCAAAAATAATGTCTTCAAAAACAGGAGCTGTCAGCCAGGCATTTTGTTTTATCTCCGATTCAAGTTGCCCCGGCCCCCAACCGGCACATCCCAGGGCAATAATAAAGGATTTAGGACCGTTGCCTTTGGCAACTTCCTCTAAAACGTCCCTGGTGTTGCTCATGGCCAGCGAAGGGGTAATCATCAGACAACCTTCCCAGCCAAAGGGAGGGCCGTGCAGTATAAAAATTTCACCGATATGAACCGGCCCGCCAAGATGGATCGGAATGGATTCGGCTCCCGGCACATACTCCACATTAAGTTCGTCAAAAATGTCTTTTCCGGACA is a window from the Candidatus Desulfatibia profunda genome containing:
- a CDS encoding YqgE/AlgH family protein, translated to MEDQFSASLKGKFLMAMPLLADRNFYQTVTCICEYTVTGALGIIVNRVHPTLSGKDIFDELNVEYVPGAESIPIHLGGPVHIGEIFILHGPPFGWEGCLMITPSLAMSNTRDVLEEVAKGNGPKSFIIALGCAGWGPGQLESEIKQNAWLTAPVFEDIIFEIPIETRWEGALKKIGIDPAMLLDTAGHA